From Fretibacterium sp. OH1220_COT-178, the proteins below share one genomic window:
- the serC gene encoding 3-phosphoserine/phosphohydroxythreonine transaminase: MNYGRTYNFSAGPAMMPEPVLEEIAAEMMNCRGSGMCVMEMSHRSKAFEDILAEAKADLRKLMGIPDNYRILFVQGGGHVQFAMVPMNLMKNGVACCVETGAWSQKAIAEARKYGEVRIVASSKDRNFSYIPDCSSLDIPENADYVYICENETIHGTTYYRLPDARGKVLVSDQSSMFLSRPCEVDRYGLIWAGVQKNVGPAGMAVVIIREDLIREDLAPTVPTYLSYKIHADADSLYNTPNCWAIYCCGKIFRYLLDMGGLAEMDRRNREKAAILYDFLDRSTLFRGTVSKEDRSLMNVPFATPSKEEDAEVVAAAKATGFDNLKGHRSVGGLRASIYNAMPREGVEALVDFLRQYEARRS; encoded by the coding sequence ATGAATTACGGTCGCACGTACAACTTTTCCGCCGGGCCGGCCATGATGCCCGAGCCCGTTCTGGAGGAGATCGCCGCCGAGATGATGAACTGCCGCGGAAGCGGCATGTGCGTCATGGAGATGAGCCACCGTTCCAAGGCCTTCGAGGACATCCTGGCCGAGGCAAAGGCGGATCTGCGCAAACTCATGGGCATTCCGGACAATTACAGGATCCTTTTCGTCCAGGGCGGCGGACACGTGCAGTTCGCCATGGTCCCCATGAACCTGATGAAGAACGGCGTCGCCTGCTGCGTCGAGACCGGCGCCTGGTCCCAGAAAGCCATCGCCGAGGCACGGAAGTACGGCGAGGTGCGGATTGTCGCGTCGTCCAAGGACAGGAACTTCTCCTACATCCCCGACTGCTCCAGCCTAGACATCCCCGAGAATGCGGACTACGTCTATATCTGCGAAAACGAGACCATCCACGGCACCACCTATTACCGGCTCCCGGATGCCCGGGGCAAGGTCCTGGTCTCCGATCAGTCCTCCATGTTCCTCTCCCGCCCCTGCGAGGTGGACCGATACGGGCTCATCTGGGCCGGAGTGCAGAAGAACGTCGGCCCCGCCGGCATGGCCGTCGTCATCATCCGGGAGGACCTGATCCGGGAGGATCTGGCCCCGACCGTGCCGACCTACCTCAGCTACAAGATCCATGCCGACGCCGACTCCCTCTACAACACCCCCAACTGCTGGGCCATCTACTGCTGCGGGAAGATCTTCAGGTACCTTCTCGATATGGGCGGCCTGGCCGAGATGGACCGGCGCAACCGCGAGAAGGCCGCGATCCTCTACGATTTCCTGGACCGCAGCACTCTCTTCCGGGGCACGGTGTCCAAGGAGGATCGCTCCCTGATGAACGTGCCGTTCGCGACGCCCAGCAAGGAGGAGGACGCGGAGGTGGTGGCCGCCGCCAAGGCCACAGGGTTCGACAACCTCAAGGGTCACAGGAGCGTCGGCGGCCTGCGCGCCTCCATCTACAACGCGATGCCGAGGGAGGGCGTCGAGGCCCTGGTCGATTTTCTTCGGCAATACGAGGCTCGGCGCTCGTAA
- the thiD gene encoding bifunctional hydroxymethylpyrimidine kinase/phosphomethylpyrimidine kinase — protein MKKVLSIAGSDCSGGAGIQADLKTFSAHGVFGMSVVVSVVAENTSRVIAIQDVTPDMIEKQMDAVFEDIEVDAVKVGMLSTPDCMRAVAAGLRRYAPRNVVIDPVMYAKNGCALMDPNAVGSLIETIVPLAEVLTPNIPEAERIAGMKIGSRADMETAARLIHAMGCRNVLVKGGHAVGDAVDVLFDGTEFRRFEARRIDTRNTHGTGCTFSSAIAANLALGHDVAGAVARAKRYVTTAIEHALPIGKGHGPTHHFYDLYREGLKGMEREVEA, from the coding sequence ATGAAGAAAGTATTGAGCATAGCGGGCTCCGACTGCAGCGGAGGGGCGGGGATCCAGGCGGATCTGAAGACGTTCTCGGCCCACGGGGTCTTCGGGATGAGCGTCGTCGTCTCGGTGGTGGCGGAGAACACCAGCCGGGTGATCGCCATCCAGGATGTGACGCCGGATATGATCGAAAAGCAGATGGACGCCGTCTTCGAGGATATCGAGGTGGATGCCGTCAAGGTGGGGATGCTCTCCACGCCGGACTGCATGAGGGCCGTGGCGGCGGGACTGAGGCGCTACGCGCCCCGGAATGTGGTGATCGACCCCGTCATGTACGCCAAGAACGGCTGCGCCCTGATGGACCCGAACGCGGTGGGCTCGTTGATCGAGACGATCGTCCCCCTTGCGGAGGTCCTGACCCCAAACATCCCGGAGGCCGAGCGGATCGCCGGCATGAAGATCGGCTCTCGGGCCGACATGGAGACGGCGGCGCGCCTCATCCATGCCATGGGGTGCCGGAACGTTCTGGTGAAGGGAGGCCACGCCGTCGGCGACGCCGTCGACGTCCTGTTCGACGGGACGGAGTTCCGGCGCTTCGAGGCGCGTCGCATCGACACCAGGAACACGCACGGCACGGGCTGCACCTTCTCGTCGGCCATCGCCGCGAACCTGGCGCTCGGACACGACGTCGCCGGGGCCGTCGCACGGGCGAAGCGCTACGTCACCACGGCCATCGAGCACGCGCTGCCCATCGGCAAGGGGCATGGCCCCACGCACCATTTCTACGATCTCTACCGTGAGGGATTGAAGGGGATGGAGAGGGAGGTGGAGGCATGA
- the cytX gene encoding putative hydroxymethylpyrimidine transporter CytX, producing the protein MTTADRVSTFSQTLLWFGAAVSIAEILTGALLAPLGLERGMGAILLGHVIGAALLLPAGLIGARSGLSAARSVRISFGRYGSYAFSVLNLMQLLGWTAIMIVSGAKAMDGITGELWGFRDEVLGCAVIGLLIALWVLMGIRNLARVNVVVVTMLFVLSLVLGFTVFGRPPLGAPAGEPMSFGAAVELNVAMSLSWLPLISDYTRRLRRPFSGTAGSVLGYFAGSVLMFAIGLGAALYAGTSDIAQILLSAGLGLVALLIVLFSTVTTTFLDVYSAGVSAANLSESLNEKVIAVFVCVLGTVLATSVPMTQYENFLFFIGSVFAPLFAILFTDYWLFGRREIDPGCALDLRNAVLWAAGFALYRLLLPYSSPVGITLPVMLLIGALSFAVGLVGRRRCRPRA; encoded by the coding sequence ATGACCACGGCCGACAGGGTATCCACCTTCAGCCAGACGCTCCTGTGGTTCGGGGCCGCCGTCTCCATCGCCGAGATCCTCACCGGGGCGCTGTTGGCGCCCCTCGGGCTGGAGAGGGGGATGGGGGCGATCCTGCTGGGGCACGTCATCGGGGCCGCACTGCTCCTCCCCGCCGGGCTGATCGGTGCGCGAAGCGGCCTGTCCGCCGCGCGGTCGGTCCGCATCTCCTTCGGCCGGTACGGCTCCTACGCCTTCTCCGTCCTCAACCTGATGCAGCTGCTGGGCTGGACGGCCATCATGATCGTCAGCGGGGCCAAGGCCATGGACGGCATCACGGGGGAGCTCTGGGGGTTCCGGGACGAGGTCCTGGGCTGCGCAGTCATCGGACTTCTGATCGCCCTTTGGGTGCTGATGGGCATCAGGAATCTGGCGCGGGTCAACGTCGTCGTGGTGACGATGCTCTTCGTGCTCTCCCTGGTCCTGGGCTTCACGGTCTTCGGGCGTCCGCCCCTGGGGGCTCCGGCGGGGGAGCCGATGTCCTTCGGAGCGGCCGTGGAGCTCAACGTCGCCATGTCGCTCTCCTGGCTGCCCCTCATCTCCGACTACACCCGAAGGCTCCGGCGTCCGTTCTCGGGCACGGCGGGAAGCGTGCTGGGCTACTTTGCCGGAAGCGTGCTGATGTTCGCCATCGGCCTGGGGGCCGCCCTCTATGCGGGGACCTCCGACATCGCGCAGATCCTGCTTTCGGCGGGACTGGGGCTCGTCGCCCTGCTGATCGTCCTGTTCTCCACCGTCACCACGACCTTCCTGGACGTCTACTCGGCCGGGGTGAGCGCGGCCAACCTCAGCGAGAGCCTGAACGAGAAGGTGATCGCCGTCTTCGTTTGCGTGCTCGGGACCGTTCTGGCCACGTCGGTGCCCATGACGCAGTACGAGAACTTCCTGTTCTTCATCGGCTCGGTGTTCGCCCCCCTGTTCGCGATCCTGTTCACGGACTACTGGCTCTTCGGCAGGCGGGAGATCGATCCCGGCTGCGCGCTGGACCTCAGGAACGCCGTCCTGTGGGCGGCGGGCTTCGCCCTCTATCGGCTGCTCCTGCCCTACAGCTCCCCGGTGGGGATCACCCTGCCGGTGATGCTGCTGATCGGCGCGCTGAGCTTTGCCGTCGGGCTGGTGGGCCGCAGGAGGTGCCGCCCGCGGGCGTAG
- a CDS encoding sugar ABC transporter substrate-binding protein, producing the protein MFLKKGALFSCAFLFVLALLALSGWIPAEAADKKVYIGMCIHSTDNEYWNQEAEGGKEFAKTLPEGVAEVQVLTCDGDDEKQLNGIKAFIASHPGECILYVDPSNAPNTAVIAEVCEDAGVYWTSVWHLAKGLNPMNYKYYVAHQSVDGVKQGYDIAIDLFRNFKTPNKGKILALQGQLGNDSAVERYEGFQKALKENPDVELLDMQVADWNPQKALNITETWLAKFNEVDGIWCANDGMALGAIQALKAKGLNGKVKVCGVDGVSGALEAIEAGDMVCTVANNGYLQGGYGAAYTYAAHTGKIDPSKMPAEKRLFYTEGYFVNKDNLAAYRKDFVENRPVYDFDNLDFAIARPMALDGK; encoded by the coding sequence ATGTTCCTGAAGAAAGGCGCTCTGTTCTCGTGTGCATTCCTTTTCGTCCTGGCTCTGCTCGCCCTGTCCGGCTGGATTCCCGCCGAAGCGGCGGACAAGAAGGTCTACATCGGCATGTGCATCCATTCCACGGACAACGAGTACTGGAACCAGGAGGCGGAGGGGGGCAAGGAATTTGCCAAGACCCTGCCCGAGGGCGTTGCCGAGGTGCAGGTCCTGACCTGCGACGGCGACGACGAGAAACAGTTGAACGGCATCAAGGCCTTCATCGCCAGCCATCCGGGCGAGTGCATCCTTTATGTCGACCCCAGCAACGCTCCCAACACGGCCGTCATCGCCGAGGTCTGTGAGGATGCGGGGGTCTACTGGACCAGCGTCTGGCACCTGGCCAAAGGGCTCAACCCCATGAACTACAAGTATTATGTGGCCCATCAGTCCGTCGATGGCGTCAAGCAGGGCTACGACATCGCCATCGATCTCTTCAGGAACTTCAAGACGCCCAACAAGGGAAAAATTCTGGCGCTGCAGGGCCAGCTGGGCAACGATTCCGCGGTGGAACGCTACGAGGGCTTTCAGAAGGCCCTGAAGGAGAACCCCGACGTCGAGCTGCTGGATATGCAGGTCGCCGACTGGAACCCCCAGAAGGCTCTGAACATCACGGAGACCTGGCTTGCCAAGTTCAATGAGGTCGATGGGATCTGGTGCGCGAACGACGGGATGGCCCTGGGCGCCATCCAGGCGCTGAAGGCCAAGGGGCTGAACGGCAAGGTCAAGGTTTGCGGCGTGGACGGCGTCTCGGGGGCGCTCGAGGCCATCGAGGCCGGGGACATGGTCTGTACCGTCGCGAACAACGGCTACCTCCAGGGCGGCTACGGCGCGGCCTACACGTATGCGGCCCACACCGGCAAGATCGATCCCTCGAAGATGCCGGCCGAGAAGCGCCTGTTCTACACGGAGGGTTATTTCGTCAACAAGGACAACCTGGCTGCCTACAGGAAGGATTTCGTGGAGAACCGGCCGGTCTACGACTTCGACAACCTCGATTTCGCCATAGCCCGGCCGATGGCGCTGGACGGAAAGTAG
- a CDS encoding ABC transporter permease — protein MREESICKAPQAKTIAEEFVDRINAERRREHLVRTAPLIVLIALALLGSVFVEGFFGLANLRNLLNQSSIPLVLVTGLAFVILVGSIDLSIEGVMGFSGSIVTLMVANSKNAMDLGFWAIPITIAAGTLFGALSGLLHVKLRIPSFIVTFGMGSVATGLGVLSYRGMPATVTDPLFASIAQGSFLHIPYLNWIALLVFGAGCFLQNSTAFGRAVYAIGDNEAVARSNGIRVDRVKIEAFAWCACCAAIAGVLGAIRLNRGEVIIGKDNLFTTITALVVGGVSLAGGSGGMFRALVGVVIVTVIQNCMILIGVDPYKQEAIKGVIIILAVALSVSRGRRVVVK, from the coding sequence ATGAGAGAGGAATCCATTTGCAAGGCCCCGCAGGCGAAGACGATCGCGGAGGAGTTCGTCGACAGGATCAACGCGGAGCGGAGGCGCGAACACCTGGTGAGGACGGCGCCGCTGATCGTCCTGATCGCTTTGGCCCTCCTGGGCTCCGTCTTCGTGGAGGGGTTCTTTGGCCTGGCCAATCTGAGAAACCTTCTGAACCAGTCCTCCATCCCTCTGGTTCTGGTGACCGGTTTGGCCTTCGTTATCCTGGTCGGGAGCATCGATCTCTCGATCGAGGGGGTGATGGGCTTTTCGGGCTCCATCGTCACCCTGATGGTCGCGAACTCCAAGAACGCCATGGACCTCGGTTTCTGGGCGATCCCCATCACGATCGCCGCGGGGACGCTCTTCGGCGCTCTCAGCGGCCTTCTGCACGTAAAGCTCCGCATCCCCTCCTTTATCGTCACCTTCGGCATGGGGAGCGTGGCCACCGGACTGGGGGTCCTGTCCTACCGGGGGATGCCCGCGACGGTGACCGACCCCCTCTTCGCCTCCATCGCACAGGGCTCGTTCCTGCACATTCCCTACCTGAACTGGATCGCCCTTCTCGTCTTCGGAGCGGGGTGCTTCCTGCAGAACTCCACGGCCTTCGGCAGGGCGGTCTATGCGATCGGGGACAACGAGGCGGTGGCCCGCTCCAACGGAATCCGTGTCGATCGGGTGAAGATCGAGGCTTTTGCCTGGTGCGCCTGCTGTGCCGCCATTGCGGGGGTGCTCGGCGCCATTCGCCTGAATCGGGGCGAGGTGATCATCGGCAAGGACAACCTCTTCACGACCATCACGGCTCTGGTCGTCGGCGGGGTCTCCCTCGCGGGGGGCAGCGGCGGCATGTTCCGCGCGCTGGTCGGGGTCGTCATCGTCACCGTCATCCAGAACTGCATGATCCTGATCGGAGTGGACCCCTACAAACAGGAGGCCATCAAGGGCGTGATCATCATCCTTGCGGTAGCCCTCAGCGTCTCGCGGGGACGCAGGGTCGTCGTCAAATAG
- a CDS encoding sugar ABC transporter ATP-binding protein, with the protein MDEKILFRAEGIAKRYGPNTVLKDIDLDIRPGEVMGLIGENGAGKSTLLRILAGVEAADEGSMTLRGRPFRCRNMIEANRMGVGMVFQEQSLVRNLTVAQNMYLGREDAFRERGFIRWSRMNRAAGEALREMGLDSVDPMRPVMDLSFAQRQMVEIAKVFNAVAGAGGRALILLDEPTSVLNEREVEQLFLEVRRLRDAGNSVVFVSHRLDEVLEISDRIYVMKDGRRADCLPRSAADAALLYEKMVGRETTDRYFRTHLQTIPGEKVLLEVEGLSLKGVFRDVSFRLHEGEVLGICGVEGSGKEALCDVLVGDVGPSSGSIAIGGVPCRLGSPRQALRRGVLAIPKERRVEGMVDIMSVSDNIVLSNLGAVSRYGVISERRRRSVAGEWVNKLRIKCSGIFERMGRLSGGNAQKVVFARAMLSGARILILNHPTRGVDVGSKEEIYELIREMTARRIAVILLGDTLDECIGLSSRILVMKDGLVSRSFDSPADAKPSQVEIVRCMM; encoded by the coding sequence ATGGACGAGAAGATTCTGTTTCGGGCGGAGGGAATCGCCAAGCGCTACGGCCCCAATACGGTGTTGAAGGACATCGACCTCGATATCCGGCCGGGAGAGGTGATGGGGCTGATCGGGGAGAACGGGGCGGGGAAGTCCACGCTGCTGCGGATCCTCGCCGGGGTGGAGGCCGCCGACGAGGGGAGCATGACCCTTCGCGGGCGGCCCTTCCGGTGCCGCAACATGATCGAGGCCAACCGCATGGGGGTGGGCATGGTCTTCCAGGAGCAGTCCCTGGTCCGCAACCTGACCGTCGCTCAGAATATGTATCTGGGGCGGGAGGATGCCTTCCGCGAGCGGGGCTTCATCCGCTGGTCCAGGATGAACCGTGCCGCGGGGGAGGCCCTTCGCGAGATGGGGCTGGATTCGGTCGACCCGATGCGGCCGGTCATGGACCTGAGCTTCGCCCAGCGCCAGATGGTGGAGATCGCCAAGGTGTTCAATGCCGTCGCCGGCGCGGGCGGCCGTGCGCTCATCCTTCTGGACGAGCCGACCTCCGTGCTGAACGAGCGGGAGGTCGAACAGCTCTTCCTGGAGGTCCGCCGCCTGCGCGACGCGGGAAACTCCGTGGTCTTCGTCTCCCATCGTCTCGACGAGGTCCTCGAGATCTCGGACCGCATCTATGTCATGAAGGACGGCCGGCGGGCCGACTGCCTGCCCCGTTCCGCCGCCGATGCCGCGCTCCTGTACGAGAAGATGGTCGGACGGGAGACGACGGATCGGTATTTCAGGACGCACCTCCAGACGATCCCCGGAGAAAAGGTTCTGCTGGAGGTGGAGGGGCTGTCGCTGAAGGGCGTGTTCCGCGACGTCTCCTTCCGGCTCCATGAGGGCGAGGTCCTGGGGATCTGCGGCGTTGAGGGATCCGGAAAGGAGGCCCTCTGCGACGTCCTCGTGGGCGATGTCGGACCCAGCTCCGGGAGCATCGCGATCGGGGGCGTGCCTTGTCGGCTCGGGTCGCCGCGTCAGGCATTGCGCAGGGGCGTCCTGGCCATCCCCAAGGAGCGCCGCGTCGAGGGGATGGTCGACATCATGAGCGTCTCCGACAACATCGTGCTCTCGAACCTCGGGGCGGTCAGCCGCTATGGGGTGATCTCCGAGCGGAGGCGCCGTTCGGTCGCCGGGGAATGGGTGAACAAGCTCCGGATCAAATGTTCGGGGATCTTCGAGCGCATGGGCCGTCTCAGCGGCGGGAACGCTCAGAAGGTCGTCTTCGCCCGGGCCATGTTGAGCGGGGCCCGAATCCTGATCCTGAACCATCCGACCCGCGGGGTGGACGTGGGGTCCAAGGAGGAGATCTACGAGCTGATCCGGGAGATGACGGCTCGGAGGATCGCCGTCATCCTGTTGGGGGATACCCTGGACGAGTGCATAGGGCTTTCGAGCCGCATCCTGGTCATGAAGGACGGGCTCGTCAGCCGCAGCTTCGACAGCCCTGCGGATGCAAAACCCTCTCAGGTCGAGATCGTACGCTGTATGATGTAG
- a CDS encoding ABC transporter permease, translated as MSVSRNRVLLFLSRYLGILGVVGVTSAFTWINPHFLGPLNVRNILTDTAPLLLMSAGVTLVLLLGSIDLSTGSLCTLTCVITGLYIGDYGNVVIPAMVLVGLAAGMVNGLLFTRLKVPSFIVTLCTSAVWQCFALLISGGAPKGIPIPAWPRIAWTKTLVLGMPILFVLSLLVLLGLHFVERRTVLGREIFAVGANEPAARKMGLNLERAKLFAFMASGVGSALAGVLYAIKLKSSLPTIGLTLNLLAIASVVLGGTALTGGRGGVHRTLIGVVLVILIQNGLNVVGVDAFWQQIVFGALIIVAINLNADKSGSDVIVK; from the coding sequence ATGTCCGTCTCTCGAAATCGCGTTCTGCTCTTCCTGAGCCGGTACCTCGGGATCCTGGGGGTGGTCGGCGTGACCTCCGCTTTCACCTGGATCAACCCTCACTTTCTGGGGCCGCTCAACGTAAGGAACATCCTTACGGATACCGCCCCTCTGCTGTTGATGTCCGCGGGCGTGACCCTCGTGCTGCTGCTGGGGTCGATCGACCTCTCCACGGGGTCGCTCTGCACTCTGACCTGCGTGATCACGGGGCTTTACATCGGAGACTACGGCAACGTCGTCATCCCGGCGATGGTCCTGGTCGGGCTGGCCGCGGGGATGGTGAACGGGCTGCTGTTCACGCGGCTCAAGGTGCCGTCCTTCATCGTCACGCTGTGCACTTCGGCCGTGTGGCAGTGCTTCGCGCTCCTGATCTCGGGAGGCGCCCCGAAGGGCATACCGATCCCCGCATGGCCGCGCATTGCCTGGACCAAAACGTTGGTGCTCGGGATGCCCATCCTCTTCGTCCTTTCCCTTCTCGTCCTTCTGGGGCTTCACTTTGTCGAGCGCAGGACCGTGCTGGGGCGTGAGATCTTCGCCGTCGGCGCGAACGAGCCCGCCGCCCGAAAGATGGGCCTGAACCTCGAGCGGGCGAAGCTCTTCGCCTTCATGGCCAGTGGGGTGGGGAGCGCCCTCGCGGGCGTGCTCTACGCCATCAAGCTCAAAAGCAGTCTGCCGACCATCGGGCTGACCCTGAATCTTCTGGCCATCGCGTCGGTCGTATTGGGCGGAACCGCCCTGACCGGCGGGAGGGGGGGCGTCCACAGGACCCTCATCGGCGTCGTGCTGGTCATCCTCATTCAGAACGGGTTGAACGTCGTGGGGGTCGATGCCTTCTGGCAGCAGATCGTCTTTGGCGCCCTCATCATCGTTGCCATCAACCTGAACGCGGACAAGTCCGGCTCGGATGTCATCGTCAAATAG
- a CDS encoding transketolase — translation MNVCRTRILAERIRLESMRCMASEGCGHVGGVLSAAELAAVLYEDVLTCFPSDPGRMDRDRVVLSKGHCGPVLYAALALKGFFPLGELTTLNRNGTRLPSHCNCLDTPGIDISTGSLGQGASLAAGIALGMRLKGLSRYTYLILGDGECDEGQVWEAALFAAHFKLGNLVAFIDRNRQQLDGYTCDVMDVGDLEEKFRAFGWHARTVDGHDVRAIYDAVGAAKGEARPSAIVLETVKGKGWSVSEGRPNVHHLKISEEQFALAEREISARIGEIEANDDGV, via the coding sequence GTGAACGTTTGCCGAACCCGGATCCTCGCCGAGAGGATCCGATTGGAAAGCATGAGGTGCATGGCCTCCGAGGGCTGCGGACACGTCGGCGGCGTGCTGTCGGCGGCCGAGCTGGCGGCCGTGCTGTACGAGGATGTCCTGACCTGTTTCCCGTCCGACCCCGGCCGCATGGACCGGGACCGGGTGGTGCTGTCGAAGGGGCACTGCGGCCCGGTCCTCTATGCCGCACTGGCCCTCAAGGGATTTTTCCCGCTCGGGGAGCTCACGACCCTGAACAGGAACGGCACCCGGCTGCCCAGCCACTGCAATTGCCTCGATACGCCCGGAATCGACATCAGCACCGGTTCCTTGGGCCAGGGGGCCTCCCTGGCCGCCGGGATCGCCCTGGGAATGCGCCTGAAGGGGCTGTCGCGGTACACCTATCTGATCCTGGGCGACGGGGAGTGCGACGAGGGGCAGGTCTGGGAGGCGGCCCTGTTCGCCGCCCATTTCAAGCTGGGCAACCTGGTGGCCTTCATCGATCGGAACCGCCAGCAGCTGGACGGCTATACCTGCGACGTCATGGACGTCGGGGACCTGGAGGAAAAATTCCGGGCGTTCGGGTGGCACGCCCGGACGGTCGACGGGCACGATGTCCGGGCCATTTACGATGCGGTGGGGGCGGCCAAGGGTGAGGCCCGTCCCTCCGCGATCGTTCTGGAGACGGTGAAGGGCAAGGGGTGGAGCGTCTCGGAGGGCAGGCCGAACGTCCATCATCTGAAGATAAGCGAGGAGCAGTTTGCGCTTGCCGAGAGGGAGATCTCGGCGAGGATCGGCGAAATCGAGGCGAACGACGATGGCGTATAG
- a CDS encoding transketolase family protein has translation MAYRLGEGPLELRDALVEELCRLSGEDESVVVLDADLSRSSGLFRYRERFPDRFFNCGVQEANMMGVAGGLSSMGFVPVVHSFASFASRRATDQVFVSCLYSRQNVKIIGSDPGICNAANGGTHLAYEDLGIMGSLPGMQIVDFTDAVMIRDVLPQILSAPGTFYMRLFRKTKVQVYLEGERFTLGRAKRVREGRDLTLIAAGAVSIPEALAAAELLSSRGIEAEVVDMFTLKPLDRECVIRQAERTGALMTVDNHNALNGLGAAVADVIARERLNVPFVTLGIPDTCGEVGTVDYLKAKYGIDRQSIVEAAERLMRMKAGQR, from the coding sequence ATGGCGTATAGATTGGGAGAGGGGCCCCTGGAGCTCAGGGATGCGTTGGTGGAGGAGCTGTGCCGTCTTTCCGGCGAGGACGAGAGCGTCGTGGTCCTGGACGCGGACCTCTCGCGGTCCTCGGGGCTGTTCCGGTATCGGGAGCGGTTCCCCGACCGTTTTTTCAACTGCGGGGTGCAGGAGGCCAACATGATGGGCGTGGCGGGCGGGCTGTCCTCCATGGGTTTCGTCCCCGTCGTGCACTCCTTCGCCTCCTTCGCCTCCAGACGCGCAACGGATCAGGTCTTCGTCTCCTGCCTCTATTCGCGGCAGAACGTCAAGATCATCGGGAGCGACCCGGGGATCTGCAACGCCGCAAACGGAGGCACGCACCTTGCCTACGAGGATCTGGGCATCATGGGCAGCCTCCCGGGGATGCAGATCGTCGACTTCACGGACGCGGTCATGATCCGCGACGTGCTTCCCCAGATCCTCTCCGCTCCGGGGACCTTTTACATGCGGCTTTTCCGCAAGACCAAGGTGCAGGTCTACCTTGAGGGGGAGCGCTTCACGCTGGGACGGGCCAAACGGGTACGGGAGGGAAGGGACCTGACCCTCATCGCGGCCGGGGCCGTCTCGATCCCCGAGGCCCTGGCCGCGGCGGAGCTCCTCTCCTCCCGGGGGATCGAGGCCGAGGTGGTGGACATGTTCACGCTCAAGCCGCTGGATCGGGAGTGCGTGATCCGGCAGGCCGAGAGGACGGGGGCGTTGATGACGGTGGACAACCACAACGCGCTCAACGGCCTGGGGGCTGCCGTCGCCGACGTGATCGCCCGGGAACGCCTGAACGTCCCCTTCGTGACATTGGGGATCCCCGACACCTGCGGGGAGGTGGGCACGGTGGACTACCTCAAGGCGAAGTACGGCATCGACAGGCAGAGCATCGTCGAAGCGGCCGAGCGGCTGATGCGGATGAAGGCCGGTCAGAGGTAG